One window of Bos javanicus breed banteng chromosome 1, ARS-OSU_banteng_1.0, whole genome shotgun sequence genomic DNA carries:
- the LOC133253032 gene encoding histone-lysine N-methyltransferase PRDM9-like — MTWGAGSSSLQPATSLYLPSPLLLSPPDCEECQSFFIDSCAAHGPPIFVKDCAVEKGHANRSALTLPPGLSIRESSIPEAGLGVWNEVSDLPLGLHFGPYEGQITDDEEAANSGYSWLITKRRNCYEYVDGKDTSLANWMRYVNCARDDEEQNLVALQYHGQIFYRTCQVVRPGCELLVWYGDEYGQDLGIKRESSRKSELAAPRESKPKIHPCASCSLAFSSQKFLSQHVQHNHPSQTLLRPSARDYLQPEDPCPGSQNQQQRYSDPHSPSDKPEGREVKDRPQPLLKSIRLKRISRASSYSPRGQMGVSGVHERITEEPSTSQKPNPEDTGKLFMGAGVSGIIKVKYGECGQGSKDRSSLITNQRTHTGEKPYVCGECGRSFSQKSTLIKHQRTHTGEKPYVCGECGRSFSLKHHLITHQRTHTGEKPYVCGECGRSFSQKHHLITHQRTHTGEKPYVCGECGRSFSQKSTLIKHQRTHTGEKPYVCGECGRSFSLKSTLIKHQRTHTGEKPYVCGECGRSFSQKSTLITHQRTHRGEALCLQGV; from the exons ATGACTTGGGGTGCAGGATCAAG CTCTTTACAACCAGCAACATCACTATACCTCCCCTCACCCCTGTTGCTCTCACCTCCAGATTGTGAGGAGTGTCAGAGCTTCTTCATCGACAGCTGTGCTGCCCATGGGCCCCCAATCTTTGTAAAGGACTGTGCAGTGGAAAAGGGGCATGCCAACCGCTCAGCCCTCACTCTGCCCCCTGGGTTAAGTATCAGAGAGTCAAGCATCCCTGAGGCTGGGCTTGGAGTGTGGAACGAGGTGTCTGATCTGCCGCTGGGCCTGCACTTTGGCCCCTATGAGGGCCAGATCACAGACGATGAAGAGGCCGCCAACAGTGGATACTCCTGGCTG ATCACCAAAAGGAGAAACTGCTATGAGTATGTGGATGGAAAGGACACGTCTTTGGCCAACTGGATGAG GTATGTGAACTGTGCCCGGGACGACGAGGAGCAGAACCTGGTGGCCTTGCAGTATCATGGGCAGATCTTCTACCGAACCTGTCAGGTGGTCAGGCCGGGCTGTGAGCTGCTGGTCTGGTACGGGGACGAGTATGGCCAGGACCTTGGCATCAAGCGGGAAAGCAGCAGGAAAAGCGAGCTCGCGGCCCCCAGAG AATCGAAGCCCAAGATCCACCCATGTGCCTCCTGCTCTCTGGCCTTCTCCAGTCAGAAGTTCCTCAGCCAACATGTCCAACACAATCACCCCTCTCAGACCCTCCTGAGACCATCTGCAAGAGACTACCTGCAACCAGAGGATCCCTGCCCAGGCAGTCAAAATCAGCAGCAGCGATATTCCGATCCACACAGCCCAAGTGACAAACCTGAGGGTCGTGAGGTCAAGGACAGGCCCCAACCTTTGCTGAAAAGCATAAGGCTGAAGAGGATTTCAAGGGCCTCCTCCTACTCACCCAGAGGACAAATGGGGGTTTCTGGGGTGCATGAGAGAatcacagaggagcccagcacaAGCCAGAAACCAAATCCAGAGGACACAGGCAAATTATTCATGGGGGCAGGGGTCTCAGGGATTATAAAAGTCAAGTACGGAGAGTGTGGGCAAGGATCCAAGGATAGGTCAAGTCTCATCACAAaccagaggacacacacaggggagaagccctATGTTTGCGGGGAGTGTGGGCGAAGCTTCAGTCAGAAGTCCACTCTCATCAAACaccagaggacacacacaggggagaagccctATGTTTGCGGGGAGTGTGGGCGAAGCTTCAGTCTGAAGCACCATCTCATCACACaccagaggacacacacaggggagaagccctATGTTTGCGGGGAGTGTGGGCGAAGCTTCAGTCAGAAGCACCATCTCATCACACaccagaggacacacacaggggagaagccctATGTTTGCGGGGAGTGTGGGCGAAGCTTCAGTCAGAAGTCCACTCTCATCAAACaccagaggacacacacaggggagaagccctATGTTTGCGGGGAGTGTGGGCGAAGCTTCAGTCTGAAGTCCACTCTCATCAAACaccagaggacacacacaggggagaagccctATGTTTGCGGGGAGTGTGGGCGAAGCTTCAGTCAGAAGTCCACTCTCATCACACACCAGAGGACACACAGGGGAGAAGCCTTATGTTTGCAGGGAGTGTGA